Proteins encoded by one window of Polyodon spathula isolate WHYD16114869_AA chromosome 16, ASM1765450v1, whole genome shotgun sequence:
- the LOC121328216 gene encoding actin-associated protein FAM107A-like isoform X2, with protein MSQQVSQGWIPVGAAERPRRMLVKSAPMYSDLQRETHGISSIMAQPDYQDGNDDLIKPKKLLNPVKASKSHQELHRELLMNQKRGMGIENKPELQRVLQHRKRDQHIRKKKEEEEALRLKSPFEQELLKRQQKLDQLEKEQDERHERQGNAPEFLKVKENLRRTSFLTSEEKEV; from the exons ATGTCTCAGCAAGTGAGTCAGGGGTGGATCCCAGTGGGTGCAGCTGAAAGGCCCAGGAGGATGTTGGTCAAATCAG CCCCCATGTACTCAGACTTGCAGAGGGAGACGCATGGGATCAGCAGTATCATGGCTCAGCCAGATTATCAAGACGGGAACGATGACCTTATCAAACCTAAAAAGCTACTAAATCCAGTGAAAGCCTCCAAAAGCCACCAGGAACTCCACAGGGAGCTGCTGATGAACCAGAAAAG GGGCATGGGTATTGAAAACAAACCCGAGCTGCAGAGAGTGCTGCAACACAGGAAGAGAGATCAGCACATTCGAAAGAAAAAAGAGGAAGAGGAGGCCCTGAGGTTGAAATCTCCCTTCGAACAGGAGCTTCTGAAAAGACAACAGAAGCTAGACCAG CTTGAAAAGGAACAAGACGAACGGCATGAGAGACAAGGCAATGCACCGGAATTTCTCAAAGTCAAAGAAAATTTAAGAAGGACGTCATTTTTAACCTCGGAAGAGAAGGAAGTGTAA
- the LOC121328216 gene encoding actin-associated protein FAM107A-like isoform X1, whose product MGAAHGRKKEYSLQHQPCTESGKHIMNGSAPMYSDLQRETHGISSIMAQPDYQDGNDDLIKPKKLLNPVKASKSHQELHRELLMNQKRGMGIENKPELQRVLQHRKRDQHIRKKKEEEEALRLKSPFEQELLKRQQKLDQLEKEQDERHERQGNAPEFLKVKENLRRTSFLTSEEKEV is encoded by the exons ATGGGAGCAGCTCATGGAAGAAAG AAAGAATACTCACTTCAACATCAGCCATGTACAGAAAGTGGGAAGCACATCATGAATGGCTCTG CCCCCATGTACTCAGACTTGCAGAGGGAGACGCATGGGATCAGCAGTATCATGGCTCAGCCAGATTATCAAGACGGGAACGATGACCTTATCAAACCTAAAAAGCTACTAAATCCAGTGAAAGCCTCCAAAAGCCACCAGGAACTCCACAGGGAGCTGCTGATGAACCAGAAAAG GGGCATGGGTATTGAAAACAAACCCGAGCTGCAGAGAGTGCTGCAACACAGGAAGAGAGATCAGCACATTCGAAAGAAAAAAGAGGAAGAGGAGGCCCTGAGGTTGAAATCTCCCTTCGAACAGGAGCTTCTGAAAAGACAACAGAAGCTAGACCAG CTTGAAAAGGAACAAGACGAACGGCATGAGAGACAAGGCAATGCACCGGAATTTCTCAAAGTCAAAGAAAATTTAAGAAGGACGTCATTTTTAACCTCGGAAGAGAAGGAAGTGTAA
- the LOC121328216 gene encoding actin-associated protein FAM107A-like isoform X3 — translation MYSDLQRETHGISSIMAQPDYQDGNDDLIKPKKLLNPVKASKSHQELHRELLMNQKRGMGIENKPELQRVLQHRKRDQHIRKKKEEEEALRLKSPFEQELLKRQQKLDQLEKEQDERHERQGNAPEFLKVKENLRRTSFLTSEEKEV, via the exons ATGTACTCAGACTTGCAGAGGGAGACGCATGGGATCAGCAGTATCATGGCTCAGCCAGATTATCAAGACGGGAACGATGACCTTATCAAACCTAAAAAGCTACTAAATCCAGTGAAAGCCTCCAAAAGCCACCAGGAACTCCACAGGGAGCTGCTGATGAACCAGAAAAG GGGCATGGGTATTGAAAACAAACCCGAGCTGCAGAGAGTGCTGCAACACAGGAAGAGAGATCAGCACATTCGAAAGAAAAAAGAGGAAGAGGAGGCCCTGAGGTTGAAATCTCCCTTCGAACAGGAGCTTCTGAAAAGACAACAGAAGCTAGACCAG CTTGAAAAGGAACAAGACGAACGGCATGAGAGACAAGGCAATGCACCGGAATTTCTCAAAGTCAAAGAAAATTTAAGAAGGACGTCATTTTTAACCTCGGAAGAGAAGGAAGTGTAA